Genomic DNA from Orcinus orca chromosome 6, mOrcOrc1.1, whole genome shotgun sequence:
TAGCAGACAATAATAGCAAACAACTGATAACGTATACTTTGCTCTCTCCACCCCCGGTCGCGGCAGCCTCCGCTGCTTTCACGCCTAGCaccctgaaaataaaaaaaagaaaaggttttttaaaaaccctaaaacgctttaaaatctaaaaaaagacgGGGGCGGAAGAGCGAATCCTCCCCGAAGAACCCGCGGGGAAGTCACTTTCGCACACTTCCAGAACCTGGGCGACCATTGGTCCCCAACCGGAAAGCTAGCGGTGAGCCGCCCGCGTGCCCTCGCCCGCGCACACCGCGCGTCCGCGTACAGGAGTCCGACCACCATGTTTCCGCGCAATACGTGTCCGCCCACCAAGCGTCTGCGCACCAGACGTCTGCCCACCACGTTTCCACGCACTACGTGTCCGCTCACCACGCGTCTGCGCACCAGATGTCCGCCCACCACGTGTCCGCCCACCGCGTTTCCGCGCACTACGTGTCCGCCCACCACGCGTCTGCGCACCAGACTCCGCCCACCGCGTTTCCGCGCACTACGTGTCCGCTCACCACGCGTCGGCGCACTACGTGTCCGCCCACCACGCGTCTGCGCACCAGACGTCCGCCTACCACGTGTTCGGACACCAGGCGTCCACCCACCACGTTTCCGTGCACTACGTGTCCGCTCACCACGCGTCCGCGCACCAGATGCCCGCCCACCACGCGTCCGCCCACCACGCGTCCGCCCACCACGCGTCCGCCCACCACGCGTCCGCGCACTACGTGTCCGCCCACCACGCGTCTGCGCACCAGACGTCCGCCCACCACGTTTCCGCGCACTACGTGTCCGCCCACCACGCGTCTGCGCACCAGACGTCCGCCTGCCACGTGTCCGGGCACCAGGCGTCCACCCACCACGTTTCCGCGCACTACGTGTTCACTCACCACGCGTCTGCGCACCAGTTGCCCGCCCACCACGCTTCCGCGCACTACGTGTCCGCCCACCACGCGTCTGCGCACCAGACACCCGCCCACCACGCTTCCGCGCACTACGTGTCCGCCCACCACGCGTCTGCGCATCAGACACCCGCCCACCACGTGTCCGCACACCACGTTCCGCGCACTACGTGTCCCCCCA
This window encodes:
- the LOC125964764 gene encoding histidine-rich protein PFHRP-II-like — encoded protein: MFPRNTCPPTKRLRTRHSAHRVSAHYVSAHHASAHYVSAHHASAHQTSAYHVFGHQASTHHVSVHYVSAHHASAHQMPAHHASAHHASAHHASAHHASAHYVSAHHASAHQTSAHHVSAHYVSAHHASAHQTSACHVSGHQASTHHVSAHYVFTHHASAHQLPAHHASAHYVSAHHASAHQTPAHHASAHYVSAHHASAHQTPAHHVSAHHASAHYVSAHQASAHQASAHYVSAHHASAHQAPAHYVFALHLSAQRASALP